Genomic DNA from Alkalihalobacterium alkalinitrilicum:
TTAATAGCTGTATCGATTTGATCTATTGCATTATTAGCATTTACATGACTGTCAACCGATATATTTGCAACTCCTAATGTTGTGGCATCCATTTTATCTATTTGGAGGTTAACCTTCTGATTACTATTTGCTCCGATTTGGAAGTCTATCCCTGGAGCCGCCATAGTTCCACCATCTAGTATTTTTTTCTTATTGAACTCCGTTTTCTCAGAAATACTTTTAATTTCATCAACGAGCTCATCAATTTCATTTTTTATGGCTTGTCTATCCTCTGCTTCATAAGTATCATTTGCTGCTTGCACCGCAAGTTCACGCATTCTTTGTAACATTGCATGAATTTCCTGCATCGCACCTTCTGCTGTTTGAATGAGAGATACTCCATCTAATGCATTTCTTTCTGCTTGTTTTAATCCACGAATTTGTGATCGCATTTTTTCAGAGATTGCAAGGCCTGCCGCATCGTCTGCTGCACGATTTATTCTTAGGCCAGAAGATAACTTTTCAAGGTTTTTCGATGTAGAGAATTGATTTTGATTTAAGTTACGATAAGCATTCAATGCTTGAATATTGTTATTAATTTTCATAATATTA
This window encodes:
- a CDS encoding flagellin, with amino-acid sequence MKINNNIQALNAYRNLNQNQFSTSKNLEKLSSGLRINRAADDAAGLAISEKMRSQIRGLKQAERNALDGVSLIQTAEGAMQEIHAMLQRMRELAVQAANDTYEAEDRQAIKNEIDELVDEIKSISEKTEFNKKKILDGGTMAAPGIDFQIGANSNQKVNLQIDKMDATTLGVANISVDSHVNANNAIDQIDTAIKTVSENRSKLGAIQNRLEHTINNLQTTHENLSAAESRIRDADMALEMTEFTKNNILNQSATAMLAQANQLPQGVLQLLQ